AGGTTCCCAGAATTGCACTTTAGGGAAGGAGCCATGATACTGTGGGTTGTATACCTTATGGGCTGGCAAACTATTTCTCTAAGGTTCTACATGGCAAATATTTTCGGCTTTGTGGGCCATTAAGTCTCTGTCACTGTTGTTGAGGTCTGCCATTCAAACACCAAAGCAGCATAGACAGGCCATAATGAATGTTCATGGCTGTGTtccatttaaactttatttatggaaacTGACATTtgcatttcatataatttttacatgTAACAGaatagtaattttctttttcttttttttctaagcattGGCCAATGTAAAAGCCACGCGTAGCTTGTGGGCAGTAGAAAAACAGGCTGTTGGCTAGATTTAGTTTACAGGGCATAGTCTGATGACCTTGGGTGTAGAACGATCCAAATTACTTTGTCCAAGGTCAAATTTGACGTATTTCCTCTAACGGGCAAGTCACAATCCACATATTCCTGAGCTACTGAATTGCAATGTGGAAGATAGATAATCAAGTGAAGAAGAGCCAGTAAAAGGGTGTTTTGAATGATTTTGTAGGTGTGGTGGGGGAGCCGACAAAGAGTTAGAGGGACAGAAGTAATACACAGGCGCTTCACGGTATCTGCCTaaactccttttctttcctctgctttctgATACTCCCTCTGTTTAGAGTGAAATCATTCCATTCAGGATGAGCGAGGCTATTAGCCTCCCACCTTTCTCACTCAGAgaagtttttccatttcccaCACCCAGTCAATCAGACTAGTCACTTCTTTGACTCTAATAATCATGTAATTGCAATGGCTAATACCGCCTATGGTATATGCTACATAATAACTATATAGATTAGATGCTACATCATTAGTTATATATGCCATATGCTATATAATAGCTAACATAGTGGGTTTAATGggtataattatttttgtttcctcttccAGACTTCAGGAAGAATCAGATGTTTATGAGATATGATGTTTATGTTTTATATCCCTTGATTTACATTTTGTGGATTTTCAGAACCAAGAaggtcttaaaaattttttttcatatattctgtTCTGTATCACTACTACAAATATTGACAGGAAGGCAGATCAAAAAACCATTCTTGGCCAGCTTCTCTGACTTCTTGGAAATGTAACTGGTCTGCTTTTCAGGGTTGACTTCTTGTGTGCACCCATAAAGTATCTGCACCTGGTTAACTCATAGCATGGTCCAGGCCAGCTGGTAAACCCACTCTCACCTTCTGCATTTGGTCCACTTGGCTTTTACTGTCCTTGCACATTCTCTAAATGTGAGTTGTGTCTTCTGTCAGGCCCCTGACAGATGCATATACCACATCTCCTCTGCTAAAAGGTCGGCTCGCACGTGGCTGCAACAATCAGGGCAGACTTGCTGACCTTCAACTCTCAGCTGCCTTCCATGCCCATCACCATGAGAATCTGGGAGCTTGCTAAACTCTTTCACATGCTAGGAGTGCAAAAGGAGACTTGCATGCGCTATCTCCTTTTGCCTATGCACACGATGTCCTGTTTCACTCTAACTTCCCAACTCTAAACCGGAAGCAGGACAAAACCTTCTTCTATAGATTCCagtttcttacttttcttttcttcttcttcttcttcttttttttttcctagcttctCACAATCCATTCCCACCTTGGTCAAGGCTCAGACCTTCTCTCTAGGCAGAACTCTTCTGAAAGATAAGCCCCAGGACCCAGACTTAATGGAATAAAGCTTCTGAGGAAGAATAAAGCAATTACTAAGAACATCACTGCTGTCAGAGAGGCATTAGTAAAGATCATCTTTGCCTTACAAGAAATAGGCCAGAGGACACAGATATAGCTAAATCATAAAGGTGCTACTTAATGGCAGGCTTTTTTGGGGGGTACTGATCTATGTCAGCCTTCTCGTACTGAGTAGTAGAGGTGCAGAGAAAATTACACGATGAATTAAAAGCAGGGCTAGAATCAGAACCCAGGGACTCAGACCTAAATTTTCTCTGTTACACTGTGTTGAGATTTTCCCCAATGGCCTGTTAATCTCCAGTCTCtggaaatttgaaataaatttgggTCTATACATTAATACATTGTTTTCGCTGTTTTTGGCTTAGGAGATCTAGGGACACGACAAGTTCTATATTTACTCTTACTAGGGAGAAATTTTTTAGCTTCTAAAGATGATCAGGGCCATGCCTGGGTCTACCGTTGAGGAGGAGTCAGTTTTCCACTGATTGTGTTGTAGCTGTGTGGAAGCCCAGTGAACCCCAAGTGCATTCATATTTACCCCCATTAGAATAGTCTTCATTCCATAGGCACTAATTTTCATgcttttcttctgtctcctttgaAGGCAACCAGAATACATCACCCCAAAATATGTCTCTTTAACAAAAATCAGCAGTTAAAACGGCAGATACAAGAAGGGCCCTCTGacccttcctttttccctcctcaAAGCAGGAGGAAACTCCCAGACGGAAGGTGTCCTCCCCACAACCAGAAGGAAAGTAAAATTCTTACCACCAAAGACAGAAACTGAGATTGAGAGAATTCTATACAAATAGACCTTGTTCGAATGATTATCCTCCTTCTGACTGCCCACATAGTTACTTTTCCACAATGGTCTCTCTCTTTGTTCAAGCTAATATAAAAGcaagtatttgcttttctttggggCTCATTCCTCATGAGGGCTCCTGTGCCACACGAAACTTacattaaaaacttttatgtaCTTCTCACCTCTTAATCTGTCTTATGTTGGTTACGTTTCCAGGCCCAGTAAATATACCTTAAGAAGGTGtgcatggagagagagggagagagattgattgatgttaaggaattggcttatgtGATCGCAGGGTCTCAAACCTTCAGGACAGGCCAGAAGGCCAGAAGAATTGATGTCGCAGTCGTGGTTCTGAAGGCAGACTGCAGGTAGATATCCTTCTGCCCGAGAGGACTTCAGTCCTTTCTGCATGGTTCATGCCTGCTATTGATAACTCCCCAAGTCTCTTCTGTACGCAGTCATCACTTCACTACCTGGTGTCCCCACTCCTCATATGCTATAGCCTTTAGGGGCCCATGGACAGCTAGGTTCCCCGATGTTTTCTGTTCTGGGCAAGCGGAGTGGAAAAGATCTGACTCTTTGCCAACCTGCCCCCACTTTATTACCTGGGTGCCACAGCATCCTGTCTTGCCCACCCTTTCCTGCACTGCTCTTAGAATCTTCATAAAAATGACACTGATCCCACCCTGGGACCTGATCTTGAGAATTAGTCCCTCAGCTGGGAGCCTTGCTATTCTGCCAAGATACCTCTCACCTGCTATGAGAGCTGTGTGCTGAGACACCATTCTCTTTCCTCAGTACTTCCAATCTGCCCGTGACTTCCAAGACCAGTCCTTTCCCCCCAGGCTAATATTTCACTTTCAGTGCATTTATATATCACTCTTATTTAAGAAGTCaaagcacaggggcacctgggtggctcagttgttaggcatctgccttcagctcgggtcatgatcccggggttctgggatgaagccctgcatcagacttcctgctccgAGGGAGTCTTGGTTcttcctctgccacctcccctgcttgagttccctttcttgctgtctctctctctctgccaaataaataagtaaaatcttaaaaaaaaaaaaaaaaaaaaaaagaagaagaagaagaagaaggagagaaatcaaAGCCCAAGGGAAGTAAAACAATCTGCCTGAGGTCAGATCACACGGCCAGTTAAAGAGTCCGGGTTCCAATCTAGGTCTCTCTGATTCCAGGGACCGGTGGTCTCCCGGGTACAGAAATGAAAGGTACAGTAATGAAAAGACACAGTGCCCTCCCCCAAGCAAGTCTGGAGGCGCAGTCTACAATCTGAAAACCTGATCATTCCTGCATTTTGACCATGGACTTGGACTGAGGGCATTAACAGTGAGGCAGGTTTCAGAGGTTCTGGTCTCGAGGAGGCGTTTTTGCATCAGGAGGGTTTCCGCTGTCCCTTGGAAGAGCAGTTCAAAACCCAGCTATGCCTTAGCAATCCCCTGTTGAACATACAGACCCCAGGACCTTATTCTGGTTAGAATCTCCTGGTGCGGATTTACTGCGTCAGACGTTTGGGACTTACCGTGTTAGACGCTGAGACCACAGACTCAGAGGAGGAAATCCCCGAGGAGACCAGAGccagcagtggggaggaggagtcAGGGAAGTGCTTAGAAACCAAAGTCCTGTGATGAAACCTGAGATTCCGTTGTGAAACACTTGGACTGAGAGGTACAGCTGCCGGCCCGAGAGTCTGCTCTGACCCTGTCCCAGCAGGGCCCACAGTCCCATCACTGGGAACATACGTAAGAGGAAGGAGACGCTGACCGTTTTGTGAGGGAGAGTAGGCTAGCAAgggcctggctagctcagttggaagAAGAGGCTGGGGAAGCTTCCAGTGTCTCTAGTGGGCCCAGCAAGCCGTCCTACTCCAGACTGCTCGCAGCAGCAAAATTCAGGGTGAGTGTGGGGGGAGTCAGGCTGTCACGGCCTGGCCTGGTCGGGAACTGCTCAGTGTTTTGACTGGGCACCCAGGAAGCTGGCTTTCATTCAGCTGTGTGCCTTCCTCATCTCCAGGGCTAGCGCAGCTCTCTGGCAGAACTGCAATGTCCTTCCGCaccccgggggtggggtggggtatggGTGGGTGGCCCATTGCTTGGCCACGCAGATCTATGTTAGAAGCATCCACTTAACAAGAGGTCATTTAGAGACTGATTGTGGCTGCACAGTCAGGGTCCTCCCACTCACGTGAACTTATGGAGAGACTGTTTCTTGACTCAAGAAATTTTTCTCTGGGACTTACGGCTTGGGAAGAGGGGTAGGAAATACCTGTGATGAAGGAAGAAAAGCCCCTAAAGGGAATggacttttgtttcttgattAGGAAGTTTAACTTCTATGGGtgactttttgctttcttttattctttgtttcctgCCACTTGGGGCGCTAGTGTCTTAGCAGCTCCTGGCTGTCTTTACTCCAGATGAGTCAAGGTCACCCAGTGGCGTACATAACCTTGATACCCTTCAGCCTGGGAGTCCAGAGTCTGCTTCACCGCAGGGCTTTCGGCTTTTAGCCCAAGAGGCTCCTATATTGCCGAGGGCTCTCTCTGCAGCCACTGGGAGGCTAATCCTGTGTGGGGCAGCTTGTTTCTCGCCCTCTGGCTGCTTTGTGGCTTCAGTTTCCCGGACACTCAGCAAGGTGCAGTGTTTAGGCTTCTGCTGCAGAGATGAGAAGAAGCCTGGAGACTTTACTCCATCGGATTTGTAAGAGTCTCACATCTTCAGAAGTAGCCTCTGAGAATTCTGTTGggcttctgttctttcttctttgtactGTCTgagaaatgttattattatttttttaacctttccacttatcatttattctttcatttaattacTCTAATACTTACTGAGCATCACTACGTGCCTGAGGGTATTCTAGAAACTGAGGAATAGAGTGTCAAGCAAGGTGTAATTCTTGCCCCCGAGGAATAATTAACAATCCAGGCATGTGCTGTTCAATAGAATATTCTaggatgatggaaatattctctaTCAGAATTGCCCAGTGTAGTAGCCACTAGTCATGTGTGGCTACTGAACAATTAAAATGTGGTTATTGTGGCcaaggaattaaaattttatttgtttttaataaactgaAATTTCATTAGCTGTAGGTGGCTAGAGGCTACTACATTGCTagggcagaaagggagggagatgaAGCAGATTTTTATAACATCATATGCTACATGTTATAATGAGATGGTTGGTTGGACTAGTAAGTAGGCTGGGGTTAGTTGGAAAAGGTTTTGATTGAATCCGATTATTATAAAGGGCGCCAAACACAAAGGGAAGTCCGAGTCCAAGACTGACAGATTCAGCTGGTAAAGAAATAATGAACCCCTGTTAGATTCAGACAGTTTATCATTTACATAGATAGTGAAGGCCAGAGAAGCCACAGGCTCCAGCTGTCTGAGTCCTTGTCTTACACCCTGAAACAATGGCGCTGAGACAAACGGGGCCCCATGACCTCAACACAGTTGCTGGGGAGCCAACTCCAGACTGCAGCAAAACTGTCACAGAGCCTGCAGCCGTGCCCCAAAATCGTACACCTCTCTGCAACCAGGGAAGTGATGGGAAAACTGTCTCATGGCAGCCTCCCGTAAGATAGGGAGAGACAATgaagagatacaaacttctacttataaagtaaataagtcatCGGGGTGTggagtacagcatagggaatatagagCCAATAACAATGTAAAAACCTTGTATGATGACACATGGTAACTAAACCTTTCACTGATTGTTTGGTAATGTGTATTAGTTGTCgaatgttgtacacctgaaactaatctcatatgtcaattatatttcaattaaaaaaaaaggataagaggGACAGGTGAGAAAACACTCTTGTGAAGCCTCCTGTGAAGATTGCCTAACTTGCCATGGCCCCGCGATCACAAGGCATCCCATCCTGATTTAGGTCCTGGGGGTCCAAGTTCTGCCTGTGGTCACGGAGAACCCTCCAGGGTGCTGTGGTGGAACCATTCCCCTGCAAAGGGTCTTAATGCTAGGCCAGAGGATTTAGACTTCACCCTTCACCCTGCGGCCATCAAAGTTTAAAGCAGGAGAGTGATTCGATTATTTTTGTGTTGAGATGTGCCTGACTAGATTGCAGAGATTAGACTGGGAAGTGAAAAAGACTGTAAACAGGAAGGCAGACTTAGGTAAATGGATGAGAGCTTAGGGGAATGAAGTGGAGAGCACAATCAATAGTCATTTTGAATAATCAGTTGACGACCAGGAAATGAAGGGCTCCCTGTGCAGTGAATGTGACCAAGACACATCAGACTGGATCCTGCCCTCAAGAAATGTACAGATTCACAGGAAAGCAAAAACACAGCATAAATGGCTCTAGTGCACGTTTCAGTAACATATTATGTGCTCTGGGTGGCATTGTGGAGAGCCCAGAGGACAGAAAGTCGTTCCTATACAGTAGGTGCTTTATCGATGTTGACAATACAGCATTGGATAGGATAAGCTTTAAGGCTTCTTATGACTTATTCTAGAAAATCTGTGACAGACTGGTTTTGAGAGCCAAAAGCCTTATTAACAAAGGTATTAATTCCTATCACAGTATATGGATTAGTTGGGATCTAGTTGAGAATAAGACAACAGAATTCGAATACAGGGAAAGCAGGAAAAAGTCACGAACGTTAAGTGTGGTAAGAGGTAATAAGGAGAGAGTTGGAGGGCTTTGGATATTGGGGGCAGGGCTAAATTGCCATGCACCAGTGGAAAAATATTGTACGAGTCCTTACCTCCCACTTCCCACCACCATATTTTGGTATTTCCATTTCACCTTGTTCTTCTACCCGAGAGAGGTCAGTTGGCCCTCCGAGCTTCAGGAAAGAATGACACAAAAACAAAGGCCAGGAAAGTATTTTTTTGAGTTACAAAAACCCTAATAGGAGGATGTGAATTCCCAAAGTCACAAATAGGTGCGTTTTGTTTGGTATCCACCCTGGGGTTTCTGTTGTGTGTCTGTgttattttgtgttgttttgtttctagGAGAATACATCTGAATGCCTATAGACTGGGCAGATCTTTATTTCATTACCGTCGTATATTGCATTCTTTCTGACCTTTCCCTGCGAACTTATATTACCCACCCCTCCAGGTATCTGAATTTGGACCCCCGGCATATATTGCAAAATGGGTTTGGAAGAATGCATAAAAATATAGGAGCATGGTGTTCCGGCCAAGTCTTTTAGCACCGTACAAGTCACTGGGACTTACTTGGACCGCAAGGAAAAGCAGAGTGCTCTCTCTGAATTCTGTGCGTGTGTCTCTGCCACCTGGAGGAACAAGGACTGAAAAGAGAAATTACGCTGAAGGTAGGATAATAGGAAAACATTGCATTTTGTGCACATGTGGGTTTGTGGACTATAAAATTCAACCCTACTATTCCATTATCTATCCTGCTGTACAATGCATCAGGCTGTATCTGTCATTAAAAGCTTCAGAgtcagggaaaggaaaagaaaaaactaaagatAAGAACGTAGTGAAAAAGAAACAAGGGTGGGagaggccaggaaaaaaaaaaaatgcatgttcaCATTCTTACTGtcatttacagaaaataaataagatttttttttctaaagattttatttatttatttgacaggcagagatcacagtagtcagaggggcaggcagagagagaggaggaaacaggctccctggctactgagccaccccaggagcCCCATAAATAAGATTTAAGTGAAGGATCAGATGACATGGGTTAAAATTCTTTTTGCACCATTAACACAGACAAACTTGGCTAAGTCACGTGAGTTCAATCTCCTGACTTATAATGACCATGAAAGGACCTTGAAAAGTGGAAAGGCTTAATTATGGGAATTAATATTACCCAGTGGCTAGCttttagtaagtgctcaatacatTTTTTctgttagagaaaaaaaagaggaccaAAGAGAGGATAGAATTCCAGTAGTCATTTAAAAGAACCAGGCCCTTTCCTTGTCAGAGGATTGTTGTGTATGATTGCCTTTTCAATTTTCCTGGAGCTGTcgctgcattttaaaattatttgttaaagatAATGCTCATGGGACAGGACAACTTATATCACCAGCTAGTATAAATCCCATCGGTTAGTAGCTTCATTGTCTAGACAGACTTGACAGCGAGTCCTCTCTTGTGAATTGACTCAGAAGACGGTAATTCTCCATTTCTGATCTCATGAGGCATGTCTCCAGTCCTTCAGTCCTCCTCTTCCACTTTCAATTTATCTTCAAAAATCAGCCTATTGGACcatcggatttttttttttaagattttatttatttatttgacagagatcacaagtaggcagagaggcaggcagagagagagggggaagcaggctccccgctgagcagagagccccatacggggctggatcccaggacttcgggaccatgacctgagctgaagaaagaggcttcaacctactgagccacccaggcacccatttcaGATATGTTTATAAAAGGCAAACgcttaccaaaattttaaaaaagtggaataataaataaagggggaaaattcttcttgttttaagattttttaaaattttatttttatattttaaattaaatttaattttttttcagtgttccaaattcattgtttatgcacctgcCAGAACAGGGAGGGTGGaaggcatgagcagggggagtgacaggcagaggaagaagcagactccctgctgagcagggagcctgatgtcccaggtgtcccaaagtgagaaaaattctagaaaacacgATTCCTTGTTACAATATTCTTCTTATACTGCCTCTACTTTATGCCTTTCTTACTCTGTCCACACTTTTCAATGCTTACAAATAATAGCCAAGTGTCGTTATGTAGCGGAGTTGCGCTGTGTAAGGATTCATTTTTCGGAATGCagatttccctttcattttcctttataccAGGAAGGTTTGTTTACTCCCTTAACTCATTTCTTGAGGTGTAAAGGGAGTTTGGGGTAGGTAAttcaggaaggaggggcagacaTGATCAGCCTaccaccctcctccccttgcaataGAGTGCTCACTGACCATCAAGAACCCCCtcgggggcacctgagtggctcagtgggttaaagcccctgccttcggctcaggtcatgatcccagggttctgggatcgagccccatggcaggctctctgctcagtggggagcctgcttcctcctctctctctgcctacttgtgatttctgtcaaataaataaataaataaataaattaaaaaaaaaaaaaaaagagccccttCTGTCTTGTACCCAAAACTGAAAATGAACATGACCCCCTTTTGCACATGGCCCTCATGGGATGAAAAACTTGTAAGGAAATCACTAATGAGACCACTCAATCACAATCTGTCATGATGTGTACTATAACCACACGACACTTGAAGTTCAAAAacagttcctttttttctcagttaAGAATCCTAGtggaggggcaactgggtggctcagtgggttaaagcctctgccttcagctcaggtcatgattccaggctcctgggattgagccctgcattgggctctctgcccagcagggagcctgcttccccctctctctgcctgcctctctgcctacttgtgatctctgtctgtcaaataaataaataaaatcttaaaaaaaaaaaaagaaccctagtGGAAACCCATAATTACATTTCATGAAACCTCAGGGGTCCTCAGAACCCCAGGTGTATCAGTACTGAGTCTTCAttcatgtgtgtatgcatgcacacacgtgtatgtgttgtgtatgtgtgtattttagtTCTGGactcttcttgtttcttgactATAAGGGAGTGATGACATGTAGGCTTCATAAGTCTGAGATCTGTTAGATTCACAGCCAACTGCTGGGAAGGCAGTCTGTCAAACTTTGCCTTGGATCCCTACCAAATCCTTGCAAAGGTACACCCATCCCAAGATTCAAGGTATGAAAGACACCGACATTATTTAACCCATATTGCAAGGGGCAATGACTATGGAGTTACTGATCATCTGGTCCTTTCCTTGTCTTCGATGGGGAAACCTGAGACACGGATGGACTGACaagtggtgtctctctctctctctctcgcttatttgtttcatagttttgtttttgtctgatcCATATCATTCTCTTGAAAGAACTGTTTCTTGTAGGAAATGTCACTCTCATCTAATCTCCAGCATACTCTTTGGTGGAAATAGCAAATATGTACACATAGAGTAAGAGTGACCACCATGGGGAATTTCTGACAAATCGGAATGACTGGTGATCTCTGAGTCCCCATTCTAAATAGGCAAGGGGAAAATATCCCTGGCACATCTTGAATCAGGAATTCAACCCTGATCCAACCTGCCGTGGCCTCAGGTTGAGGTCACATGGTGTCAGCATAGCTACTGAATCTCCATCCCTGGGCTTTAGGGGGCTTTTCTATCATTACAACGTCTATCAAGATTTTGTCCCCCAAAAATGACACATGCTATGTCAAAGTTTCATACAAGAAATTTCTTACAGAGCTAAATACTGGAAAgacctctctttttcctttcccttgagGACCTGGTAACTTTTTCTATGATAATAATTAGAACTGACCAAATTACCTTTTCTCCTTCGGCTGTCACTAATTCGGTGCCAAACTTACAGCACatgaaaagctttatttttcatgCTCTAGGTTTTCTTTGACCAATGCCTGATTTTGGTTCATATTTTctcagttctattttatttttattttactctgcaTCTGTTATCtataaataggtttttttttttttttttttttttttttttttttttttttttttgtgagtatGAGGtatggaagaaaggaggaaagggaggagagagaagaaaggaaaggagaaaagagataaggaaggaggaAATAGCCCAAATTTTGCTTATTAATGGAGCAGAGCACAAAATAGCTGGCCCAATGTCTATTACAGTCTCTACCACTGCTGACATTTTGACATTTATCAGTCCATCAGAAAGGCGTAAAAGCAGAGACAAGATCATGGAgttttggggcactgggtggttcagtcattaagcgtctgccttcagcttggctcataatcccagggtcctgggatcgagcccttgcatcaggctccctgctcggctggaagcctgcttctccctctcccactccccctgattgtgttctcaTCCTCactgtttctctttgtcaaataaataaacgaaatcttaaaCACCCCCTCCCCAAAACATCATAGAGTTCTATTTTCccttaaaaggaataaataatgggaatacagaaaaaaagagcTGGAATTTGATCTTATAACGACAGGGAGGGATTAGAGACAAACAACACCATAGTATATTTCTTGTCCCTGTAACTCGACCCCAGGTAGGTGTGGGGCTTAAAAAGCAACACTGATCCTTCCTGTAAGGGCTTTTCCATGCATTACCTCCTCAGATCCTAAAATACACCCCGTGAAGTAGGTCAAATGGGTATTATCTCAACTGAAGAATTAAAGTTCAACTTACCCCAAACCATGAAATGAAGGTTTTCTATAGTGTTAACAACGGAGAAGACAGGAGGCTGCGCTATCAGCCTTAGCTTGAATTTCCAGTTCTACTGCTAATTATTCATGAGGCTTTGAGTATGTCACTCAACctgtttcctcatatgtaaaatgagaataatgagtTTTCTTGCAcatctttgtttccttcctctgAACATTCTGTATATTTTGCCTGAGGTCTCTAGAAGCAGAGCTTGGCCAGACCTAACACAAGCCTTGTCCCAGTCTTTCTCCTGGGATTTCGGTCTCCAACTTCAAGTCTCCTCTTACCCTCCAGGGCAGGGAATACCACTCTGTCCCTTTGCGATTTGCCAATGTTCCAGCTGACAGCCACCCCAGCAAGTGCCCTTGCAGATGAGCCGGTGCACATCCGAGTGACTGGCCTGCCCCCGTTGCAGCTGGTGACCCTAACAGCATCTCTGAAGGATGAGAAGGGGAACGTGTTCCGGTCCAAGGCCTTCTACAAGACGGACGAGGTTGGTGAGCTGGACCTAATGAAGGCTCCTGCATTTGGAGGCGACTACGTGGGGGTCCACCCAATGGGTCTCTTCTGGTCTCTGAAGTGTCAGAAGGCTTTCAGGAGGCTACTTAAGCAAGATGTGATGAACAGCCCCTTCTGGGTCACTCTGAACCTCTACGACACAGTTGGTCTCCAGGATTTCAGCACAGAAGAGCCCATAGCCAGCCAGGTGGTCCAGCGCTGGTTTTCGGCCCCTGGGGTACAGCGGGTGCAGGTCCGAGAAGGTCGGGTGCGGGGAGCCCTTTTTCTGCCTCCAGGTAAGACTAATTTTTGGTGATACAGGAAATGTTGTTGATGAATATAAGAACAAAAGCAATCACATTCTTGGAGAACAAGTATTTCCCACAGTAGTTTACAACCAACatgccattgtgtgtgtgtgtgtgtgtgtgtgtgtgaaagtggaATTTATGTTCTCACCTTGTACTCCCCCCTCTTAGCCACTCaaacctctttcctctttccactcTTTCTGatcccattctcttttctttttgttgctttcaGGGGAAGGTCCTTTCCCAGGAGTCATTGATTTGTTTGGGGGCCGAGGGGGTCTGGTTGAATTTCGGGCCAGTCTTCTGGCTGCTCATGGCTTTGCCGTGTTGGCCTTAGCGTATTTTGCCTACGAAGATCTGCCCAAGTTACTGCAGGAGATCGACCTGGAATATTTTGAGGAAGCCGCTAACTTGCTACTAGCTCATCCCAAGGTAATTAAGAATACTTTTCATTCTAGCTTGTAACATTATagtcccccccccctccccaaatcagAAATGCCTGTTTTGCCTATTTTACCAATCTGTTTTGATTTGGGCATAGCACTGTTTGCccttaaaatggggatgatgatgttGACCTTGTGGGATTGCTGGGTTGCTGATCAGCTTATTGGCACAGAGGAC
This is a stretch of genomic DNA from Mustela lutreola isolate mMusLut2 chromosome 12, mMusLut2.pri, whole genome shotgun sequence. It encodes these proteins:
- the LOC131812403 gene encoding acyl-coenzyme A amino acid N-acyltransferase 2-like isoform X1, which gives rise to MFQLTATPASALADEPVHIRVTGLPPLQLVTLTASLKDEKGNVFRSKAFYKTDEVGELDLMKAPAFGGDYVGVHPMGLFWSLKCQKAFRRLLKQDVMNSPFWVTLNLYDTVGLQDFSTEEPIASQVVQRWFSAPGVQRVQVREGRVRGALFLPPGEGPFPGVIDLFGGRGGLVEFRASLLAAHGFAVLALAYFAYEDLPKLLQEIDLEYFEEAANLLLAHPKVQTPGIGVISVSKGAEIGLAMACFLKQVVATICINGTTAICEFPLRYKDLVIAPIPMFMERMQFDISGAVRLLHYRGDPRDKVNQRSVLPVEKAQGSILFIVGENDECMKSREYAEQALHRLQNHGRNNGRMLVYPGAGHLIEPPYSPLCYASPNMKLSSPLLWGGEPTAHAAAQEHSWGEILKFFRQHLIQARSKL